TGAAAATATCTTTGCATCTACAAACTCTCCCCACTTGTCATCTTTGTGTGAAGCTGGTTTTGTAAAGCAAGCATAGCAGTATCTGCATGCAAAAGCGCAACCTACATATGGGTTTATCGCAAAGTCAGCAAGCTTTGAGCGAGTTAGTGGGTCGCTGGCTTGAATGTGTGAAATTTTCAAGTTTATAAAATGCCTTTGACTTTTGCATTTTGTGTAAGCTTGTAGCTATCATCTATCAGGTCAAAAACCTCTTCAAGCGGTGTCTCTTCGTCTATAACGACACTTATCCAGTGGCGTTTATTCATATGATATGCTGGCAAGAAGTGTCTGTTATCAAGCATCAACGCTACTAAGCCTGGCTCTAGTTTTAGGTTTATTAAAGTTATGTTTTTATCTCTTGCAAAAATTAAACTTTTATCTTTTAAATTTTTTGTCTTTAGGCTCATTAGGACACCAAACCATCTTTCATTGTGTCTATGGCGAAAGACCATGTAGCCGGGATATTTTTTAAAAATTTGCTCTGGAAAGACTTGATATTTGGTAAAGATGTAGGATAAAATTTTTTCTAGCATATCAAGGAAAGAGCCTTGGCTGGCTCTTTTATTATTTGTTTGCTCGTTCTATATATTCGCCACGCACAGTATCTACGCGGATAACTTCGCCTTCAAGCACATGAAAAGGTATCTGCACTACGGCACCAGTTTCAAGTGTAGCTGGCTTTTTGCCACCTTGTGTGTCACCTTTAAAATTTGGCGGAGTTTCTACGATTTT
This portion of the Campylobacter suis genome encodes:
- a CDS encoding MmcQ/YjbR family DNA-binding protein, with the translated sequence MLEKILSYIFTKYQVFPEQIFKKYPGYMVFRHRHNERWFGVLMSLKTKNLKDKSLIFARDKNITLINLKLEPGLVALMLDNRHFLPAYHMNKRHWISVVIDEETPLEEVFDLIDDSYKLTQNAKVKGIL